A section of the Spirosoma pollinicola genome encodes:
- a CDS encoding amidohydrolase, translating into MKNCTKLLFVLFLAPALLFGQGKKAAKGGDKLEKLKAEAVAAVEANKVQAQQINDMLFSFAELGFQEEESYKYLTTLLEKEGFTIKKGISGIPTAWIATWGSGKPLIAIGSDIDCIPKASQKPGVAYKDPIVEGAPGHGEGHNSGQALNIVAVLAVKKLMERDKIPGTLMLWPGVAEELVGTKAFYVRDGYFKDVDACIFTHVGNNLGVSWGDNGYNGLVSVRFNFEGQAAHAAGAPWRGRSALDAVELMNIGWNFRREHLELTQRSHYVISDGGDQPNVVPSKAAVWYYFRERTYPKIKKLFETGVKIAEGAALMTDTKFTYDILGSAWPVHTNRPIAAAMYDNIKKVGLPTWSDEDQLLARASQIELQAPKIDGLAVKLDSMGMPTSSAPVVMMGGQAMTPMGGGSDDIADISWSLPTIVLRYPSNIPGLPGHHWANAISMATPIAHKGIVYGAKAEAMTLLDLLLKPELIKDAWAYYKDEQTKDIKYEPLISPKEQPAIYLNKKIMTEFKPKLEKFYYDPSKYKTYLEQLNITYPTVRDDQREAVKKVIEKSAAAKVSSSSSR; encoded by the coding sequence ATGAAAAACTGTACAAAACTTTTATTTGTCTTATTCCTAGCCCCGGCCTTACTCTTTGGACAAGGTAAAAAAGCTGCAAAGGGTGGAGATAAATTAGAAAAGCTCAAAGCCGAAGCGGTGGCTGCGGTAGAAGCCAACAAAGTGCAGGCCCAGCAGATCAACGATATGCTGTTTAGCTTTGCTGAACTTGGCTTTCAGGAAGAAGAGTCCTACAAATATCTGACGACTCTCCTCGAAAAAGAAGGTTTCACGATCAAAAAAGGTATTTCCGGAATACCTACCGCCTGGATTGCTACCTGGGGGTCGGGTAAGCCGCTGATTGCCATTGGCTCCGACATTGACTGTATTCCCAAAGCCAGCCAGAAACCCGGCGTAGCGTATAAAGACCCAATCGTTGAGGGGGCTCCCGGTCATGGCGAAGGCCATAATTCGGGTCAGGCGCTAAACATTGTGGCGGTATTGGCCGTGAAGAAACTCATGGAAAGGGACAAAATTCCCGGTACGCTCATGCTCTGGCCCGGCGTTGCCGAAGAACTTGTTGGAACCAAAGCGTTCTACGTGCGGGATGGGTATTTCAAAGATGTGGACGCTTGTATATTCACCCACGTGGGGAACAACCTCGGTGTGTCCTGGGGCGATAATGGCTATAACGGTCTTGTGTCGGTTCGGTTTAATTTCGAAGGGCAGGCAGCTCACGCAGCGGGTGCCCCCTGGCGCGGACGCTCCGCCCTCGATGCGGTGGAGTTGATGAATATCGGCTGGAACTTTCGGCGCGAGCACCTTGAACTTACCCAGCGCTCTCACTACGTTATTTCTGATGGTGGCGACCAGCCCAACGTGGTGCCATCCAAAGCCGCCGTGTGGTACTACTTCCGCGAACGAACGTATCCTAAAATCAAGAAACTGTTTGAAACCGGGGTGAAAATAGCCGAAGGCGCGGCCCTGATGACCGACACTAAATTTACCTATGATATTTTGGGATCGGCCTGGCCGGTGCATACCAACCGCCCTATAGCAGCTGCTATGTATGATAATATCAAGAAGGTAGGTTTGCCAACCTGGTCCGACGAAGATCAATTGCTGGCGCGAGCGTCGCAGATTGAACTGCAAGCGCCAAAAATTGATGGTCTGGCTGTAAAACTGGATTCGATGGGAATGCCTACCTCCTCGGCACCCGTCGTGATGATGGGCGGGCAGGCTATGACGCCAATGGGGGGCGGCTCGGATGATATTGCCGATATTTCCTGGTCATTGCCCACTATCGTGCTGCGTTACCCAAGCAATATTCCCGGCCTGCCGGGTCACCATTGGGCCAATGCTATTTCGATGGCAACACCTATTGCTCACAAGGGAATTGTGTATGGGGCCAAAGCGGAGGCTATGACCCTGCTGGACCTGTTGCTCAAGCCCGAACTTATCAAAGATGCCTGGGCCTATTACAAAGATGAACAGACGAAAGACATCAAATACGAACCTCTGATTTCACCTAAAGAGCAACCGGCTATCTATTTGAATAAGAAGATCATGACCGAGTTCAAACCGAAGCTGGAGAAGTTCTATTACGATCCAAGCAAATACAAAACGTATCTGGAACAGCTTAATATTACCTACCCAACCGTACGCGATGACCAGCGGGAAGCGGTGAAGAAAGTAATAGAGAAATCGGCTGCGGCTAAAGTCTCGTCATCGTCTTCGCGGTAA